The Sediminispirochaeta smaragdinae DSM 11293 genome has a segment encoding these proteins:
- a CDS encoding (2Fe-2S)-binding protein yields the protein MSLVSFTLNGKPVSVEADPLLRLLDLLREDLGLTGVKEGCGEGECGACSVLKDGKIVNSCLIPVATVAGCEIVTPEGLRDTDRGKCIVEAFAESGAVQCGFCTPGMMMATESLLRKNPDPSEAEVREGLSGNLCRCTGYDMIVRGVLLAANKGRGLW from the coding sequence ATGAGCTTGGTATCTTTTACATTAAACGGGAAACCGGTAAGCGTGGAAGCCGATCCGCTTCTGCGCCTACTTGATCTGCTTCGTGAAGATCTCGGCCTCACCGGCGTCAAAGAGGGCTGTGGAGAGGGGGAATGCGGAGCCTGTTCTGTTCTCAAAGACGGAAAGATTGTTAATTCATGTCTGATCCCCGTGGCTACCGTTGCGGGATGTGAGATCGTAACCCCGGAAGGACTCCGTGACACGGATAGGGGTAAGTGCATCGTCGAGGCCTTTGCAGAAAGCGGGGCTGTTCAGTGTGGTTTCTGTACGCCCGGAATGATGATGGCAACCGAGTCTCTTTTGCGTAAGAATCCCGATCCGAGCGAGGCTGAGGTGCGGGAAGGGCTTTCCGGCAACCTCTGTCGTTGTACCGGTTACGACATGATTGTTCGCGGGGTTTTGCTTGCCGCGAACAAGGGGAGGGGGCTATGGTAA
- a CDS encoding xanthine dehydrogenase family protein molybdopterin-binding subunit yields MNANISKAVTRVDAEAKSTGAAKYVSDLQFPGLLYARVLRSDRARATILEVHVPPLPEGYFFINKNDIPSGGTNEVLMIKKDWPVFADGRVRYIGEAIGLVVGPDRQRVLEILKGIEVVYEDLDPVFTLEEALALKGGPLYGDDNLYADYHLVKGDPDAAFDAADQIIEDEISTGYQEHIYMEPQGVIGTLEEGKITFYASSQCPFYIRKAVAHCLGLSPDEVRVKQAVTGGAFGGKEHFPDVMATPVAVAVHKIGKPVQLVLDRIEDISFTPKRHPSTTRFRTALDKDGKIIGMDIDVQINAGAYESCSLVVLQRAIFSSNSVYDIPNVKIRGRAIATNNVPSDAYRGFGAPQGLFAVEMHMSHLARQLGVDELAFKERYFTEKGGVTVTNGKIKEDVKLPEMLQKIKEASDYDRKAAEYSRGALRGIGISIFNHGSGFTGNGEQAIIKGLVTMRGRRDGKADLLVSNVEMGQGLQTTFRKIAAQVLGLPVEDVGYDNPDTDRVPDSGPTCASRSIAVVGFLVQECAKKLKAAWKPGEMVEVSHRYAPPPGLEWNQDDLQGDAYPSFGWGINVVEVEVDPVTYEVSTKGIWSVFDVGTAIDERVVEGQAHGGIIQGLGYASLEKLEAVNGRFRQHTMADYVIPTSMDFPSIHNQLVDNPYPYGPFGAKGAGELVFDGAAPAYADAVQWAIDKPVDRIPVTPEYLMEVIEG; encoded by the coding sequence ATGAACGCAAACATCAGTAAGGCCGTGACGCGGGTCGATGCCGAGGCAAAGAGTACCGGAGCTGCCAAGTATGTCTCAGATCTCCAGTTTCCGGGACTCTTATACGCCAGGGTTCTCCGCTCGGATCGCGCCAGAGCAACAATTCTTGAGGTACATGTTCCACCGCTACCCGAGGGCTATTTTTTCATAAATAAAAACGATATTCCCTCTGGTGGCACCAATGAAGTCTTAATGATCAAAAAGGATTGGCCCGTATTCGCCGACGGCCGGGTCCGCTATATCGGAGAAGCCATCGGCCTGGTTGTAGGGCCTGATCGACAAAGGGTGCTGGAAATCCTGAAAGGAATCGAGGTAGTCTACGAGGATCTCGATCCCGTGTTCACGCTGGAGGAGGCCCTTGCACTCAAAGGGGGCCCGCTTTACGGTGATGATAATCTCTATGCCGATTACCATCTGGTCAAGGGAGACCCCGACGCCGCCTTTGACGCTGCCGATCAAATCATCGAAGATGAGATCAGCACCGGCTATCAGGAACATATCTACATGGAGCCTCAGGGGGTCATCGGAACCCTGGAAGAGGGGAAGATTACCTTTTACGCCTCAAGCCAGTGTCCCTTTTACATTCGAAAGGCCGTTGCGCATTGTTTAGGCCTTTCTCCCGACGAGGTGAGGGTGAAGCAGGCTGTTACCGGAGGCGCTTTCGGGGGCAAGGAGCACTTCCCCGATGTGATGGCCACCCCTGTCGCCGTTGCGGTACACAAGATAGGAAAGCCTGTTCAGCTGGTTCTCGACCGCATCGAGGACATCAGCTTTACCCCCAAACGGCATCCCAGTACAACCCGTTTCCGAACGGCCCTGGACAAAGATGGGAAAATCATCGGTATGGATATCGATGTACAGATAAACGCTGGGGCCTACGAGAGCTGCTCGCTTGTCGTTCTTCAGAGGGCGATTTTCAGTTCCAACAGTGTCTACGACATTCCCAACGTCAAGATTCGGGGCAGGGCCATTGCCACGAACAATGTGCCCAGCGATGCCTACCGCGGTTTCGGGGCGCCCCAGGGGCTTTTTGCGGTTGAGATGCATATGAGCCATCTCGCACGGCAGCTTGGTGTCGATGAGCTTGCCTTCAAAGAGCGTTATTTTACGGAAAAGGGTGGTGTAACCGTCACCAACGGCAAGATCAAAGAGGATGTCAAACTGCCGGAGATGCTCCAAAAGATTAAAGAGGCCTCCGACTACGATCGAAAGGCCGCCGAGTATAGCCGTGGGGCCCTTCGGGGAATCGGCATATCGATTTTTAATCACGGCAGCGGTTTTACCGGTAACGGAGAACAGGCGATCATAAAGGGCCTTGTTACCATGCGGGGAAGGCGTGATGGAAAGGCTGACCTGTTGGTGAGTAACGTAGAGATGGGGCAGGGACTCCAAACCACCTTTCGTAAGATCGCTGCCCAGGTTCTCGGCCTGCCGGTGGAGGATGTCGGTTATGATAATCCCGATACCGACCGTGTCCCCGATTCCGGCCCGACCTGTGCCTCTCGCTCCATTGCGGTTGTGGGTTTTCTGGTCCAGGAATGTGCAAAGAAGTTGAAAGCCGCCTGGAAGCCGGGGGAAATGGTCGAAGTTTCCCACCGTTACGCCCCGCCTCCCGGACTGGAATGGAACCAGGATGATCTTCAGGGGGATGCATACCCCTCTTTCGGCTGGGGGATCAATGTTGTCGAAGTGGAGGTCGATCCGGTTACCTATGAGGTTTCCACAAAGGGAATCTGGTCGGTTTTTGATGTGGGAACGGCCATCGACGAGAGGGTGGTTGAAGGGCAGGCTCATGGTGGTATCATCCAGGGGCTCGGTTATGCCAGCCTTGAAAAGCTGGAGGCGGTCAACGGACGCTTTCGCCAGCATACCATGGCCGATTATGTCATTCCGACCTCCATGGATTTCCCATCCATCCACAACCAATTGGTAGACAATCCCTATCCCTACGGTCCCTTTGGAGCAAAGGGGGCGGGAGAGCTGGTCTTCGACGGCGCCGCTCCTGCCTATGCCGATGCGGTTCAGTGGGCAATCGACAAGCCTGTCGACCGGATTCCGGTCACGCCGGAATATCTGATGGAGGTGATCGAAGGATGA
- a CDS encoding FAD binding domain-containing protein, producing the protein MVTGYKPQTLREALELRKNSGVLPFAGGTDLMVRYKSWAGTLPSFPKSVLFLGHLKELQNIELSSGKIIYGAGATLTEIMEYPGTPALLAEAIRGIAAPALRNVGTMAGNLCNASPAGDSICALYALGASVVCKSLSGERQIPVIDFVTGPGRTALADDEIVSAIIVPALDWTVTFYRKVGTRKANALSKLSFCGLAKIKGGRIDDVRIAVGAVGPTVVRSLELERLLAGAGSGELEELRERLLQSYGAMIVPIDDQRSTAAYRKRVALNLLELFIDDELKKGVS; encoded by the coding sequence ATGGTAACGGGATACAAACCTCAAACCCTCCGCGAGGCGCTCGAATTACGGAAAAACAGCGGGGTTCTTCCCTTTGCCGGAGGTACGGACCTCATGGTTCGCTATAAAAGCTGGGCGGGGACGCTTCCTTCTTTTCCAAAATCCGTGCTCTTTTTAGGCCATTTGAAGGAACTCCAAAACATTGAGCTAAGCAGTGGAAAGATTATCTACGGTGCGGGTGCCACCCTGACCGAAATCATGGAGTATCCCGGCACCCCAGCCCTTCTCGCCGAAGCAATCCGGGGCATCGCTGCACCAGCCTTGCGAAATGTCGGCACCATGGCCGGAAACCTCTGCAACGCATCTCCTGCCGGAGATTCGATTTGCGCCCTCTATGCTCTTGGAGCCTCTGTTGTCTGTAAAAGCCTTTCCGGTGAACGACAGATTCCCGTCATCGATTTTGTGACAGGGCCGGGCCGAACGGCCCTCGCCGATGATGAGATTGTGTCGGCCATCATTGTCCCTGCTCTCGATTGGACTGTTACTTTTTATCGCAAGGTGGGAACGAGAAAGGCAAACGCTCTTTCCAAACTGAGCTTCTGCGGCCTCGCCAAGATCAAAGGCGGCCGGATCGACGATGTCAGGATTGCCGTCGGTGCTGTCGGTCCGACGGTTGTTCGTAGCCTTGAGTTGGAAAGGCTCTTGGCCGGGGCGGGATCCGGCGAGCTTGAAGAGCTTCGCGAGCGCCTGCTGCAATCCTATGGTGCCATGATCGTGCCTATAGACGATCAGCGTTCCACCGCAGCCTATCGAAAAAGGGTTGCCCTCAATCTTCTGGAACTATTTATCGATGACGAACTGAAGAAAGGAGTCTCCTGA
- a CDS encoding FAD binding domain-containing protein, producing MKPSRAEEALELKNRYGSEAFFLAGGSEVNRLHSPVAGSIAIDISAVTPKRIETSASSLIIGAGISLQQIADEGSLPEPLRHAAGQAASRPLRHMATAGGNIASDRRDSYLIPVLLAYDALLEMSSGETVSLEQWLSDKQGLIMNIILPDPKRRLRTARLTRTSQGSPVFVMACALTEVPEKGVRFVVGGLPGSPRRVKSVETLLASEPEAVKRLPQHLENAIKPVSDYLGSAEYKRYIAGVSAIDLFTACIAAGNRG from the coding sequence GTGAAACCATCTCGGGCCGAAGAGGCTCTGGAGTTAAAAAATCGGTATGGAAGCGAGGCCTTTTTTCTCGCCGGCGGGAGTGAGGTGAACAGGCTTCACTCGCCTGTTGCCGGGAGTATTGCAATTGACATTTCCGCTGTAACGCCGAAAAGGATCGAAACGTCAGCTTCTTCCCTTATCATTGGAGCTGGTATATCGCTTCAGCAGATAGCAGATGAAGGTTCCCTCCCTGAGCCTCTTCGCCATGCCGCCGGTCAGGCTGCAAGTCGTCCCCTGCGTCACATGGCGACGGCCGGAGGCAATATTGCCTCCGATCGCCGGGACAGTTATCTCATCCCTGTGTTGCTTGCCTATGATGCCCTCCTTGAGATGTCATCGGGAGAAACGGTATCCCTGGAACAGTGGCTTTCCGATAAGCAGGGTTTGATCATGAATATCATCCTCCCCGACCCGAAGCGGCGGCTGCGAACCGCAAGGCTTACCAGGACCTCCCAGGGCTCTCCCGTTTTTGTCATGGCCTGTGCCCTTACCGAAGTTCCTGAGAAGGGGGTTCGTTTTGTCGTGGGGGGGCTTCCAGGGAGTCCCCGGCGAGTGAAATCGGTAGAGACGCTTTTGGCTTCGGAACCCGAAGCTGTTAAAAGGCTTCCTCAACACCTTGAAAACGCGATAAAGCCGGTTTCCGATTATCTCGGTTCTGCAGAATATAAACGTTACATTGCAGGCGTTAGTGCTATAGATCTTTTTACGGCCTGTATCGCCGCCGGGAATAGGGGGTAA
- a CDS encoding 8-oxoguanine deaminase gives MAKLLLKDIYYLHPGGQAEGLRGYDMLVDGNKIASIAPKIDPAGVDRIIDCSTHVVVPGLVNTHHHFYQTLTRNIPAVQNAKLFDWLVYLYEVWKHIDEEAVYYSSLLAMAELLKTGCTLTTDHHYLYPNNFAGDLMGLQFEAAETLGMRFSPTRGSMSLSKKDGGLPPDSVVQTEEIILADSERVISQYHDKSDFSMRKVVLAPCSPFSVTEQLMKDSAALARQHGVRLHTHLAETLDENDFCVQVYGRRPVQVMADCDFLGDDVFFAHGIHFNDEELDILAETGSHIAHCPASNMRLGSGICRVSEMLPRGINVALGVDGSASNDTSDLLGEARQAMLLQRVKYGSGALTAKQTFKIASENGARLLGYERVGRLEEGMAADMAIWNVDRLEYAGALSDPLAALLFSGYDHGTAYTIVNGEVVVDEGCLVGFDERALTGKANAIATRLLEQR, from the coding sequence ATGGCAAAACTGCTTTTGAAGGATATCTATTACCTGCATCCCGGCGGCCAGGCCGAAGGGCTTCGCGGTTATGATATGTTGGTCGACGGCAACAAAATTGCCTCGATCGCCCCGAAGATCGATCCTGCCGGGGTCGACCGGATTATCGACTGTTCCACCCATGTGGTGGTTCCCGGTCTGGTGAATACCCATCACCACTTTTACCAAACCCTGACGCGAAACATTCCTGCGGTGCAAAACGCCAAACTTTTCGACTGGCTGGTCTACCTCTACGAGGTGTGGAAGCACATTGACGAAGAAGCCGTCTATTATTCGAGCCTTCTTGCCATGGCAGAACTTCTGAAGACCGGCTGTACCCTTACTACCGATCACCACTACCTCTACCCCAATAATTTTGCCGGTGACCTCATGGGGCTTCAGTTCGAGGCGGCCGAAACCCTCGGTATGCGCTTCTCACCGACCCGGGGCTCCATGAGCCTCTCGAAGAAGGATGGGGGATTGCCCCCCGACTCGGTGGTACAGACCGAGGAGATTATCTTGGCCGACAGCGAGCGGGTCATCTCCCAATATCACGACAAAAGCGATTTTTCCATGCGCAAGGTTGTTCTGGCCCCTTGTAGCCCCTTTAGCGTAACCGAACAGCTCATGAAGGATTCCGCGGCCCTTGCGCGGCAGCATGGGGTTCGCCTGCACACCCACCTTGCCGAGACCCTGGATGAAAATGATTTTTGTGTTCAGGTCTACGGCAGGCGCCCGGTACAGGTGATGGCCGACTGCGATTTTCTCGGTGATGATGTCTTTTTTGCTCACGGCATCCACTTCAACGATGAGGAACTCGATATTTTGGCCGAAACCGGTAGCCACATCGCCCACTGTCCGGCCAGCAATATGCGCCTGGGAAGCGGTATCTGCCGGGTTTCGGAGATGCTGCCTCGGGGGATAAATGTCGCCCTTGGGGTGGATGGCTCTGCCAGTAACGATACCAGCGATCTTTTGGGCGAAGCCCGTCAGGCCATGCTGCTCCAGCGGGTCAAGTACGGAAGCGGTGCCCTTACCGCAAAACAGACCTTCAAGATCGCCTCGGAAAACGGTGCAAGGTTACTTGGTTATGAAAGGGTGGGGAGGCTTGAAGAGGGGATGGCGGCCGATATGGCGATCTGGAATGTCGATCGGCTCGAATATGCCGGGGCCCTTTCCGACCCCCTTGCCGCGCTGCTTTTCTCTGGTTACGACCACGGGACCGCCTACACCATCGTAAACGGTGAGGTGGTCGTCGATGAGGGCTGCCTTGTCGGTTTTGACGAAAGAGCATTGACAGGGAAGGCCAATGCCATTGCTACCAGGCTTCTCGAGCAACGATAG
- a CDS encoding YgeY family selenium metabolism-linked hydrolase, whose product MGVRDDILKKAKEYRDYTAQVLSEMVQIKSYSGDEEAVCRKIVQMCQDAGFDEVRIDGLGSVIGRVGNGPKTIAFDAHIDTVEVGDPDQWKFDPFSGLIKEGLIHGRGSSDQKGGAASMIAAGRILKELGYSGEYTVYFTFTVMEEDCDGMCWKYLIEEEKFKPDLFVSTEPTSCRIYRGHRGRMEMMVRLKGVSSHGSAPERGESAAYKAARAALAMEKLNADLQPDDDNFLGKGTVVVSQIDVKGPSQCAVPDQAMLYLDRRLTWGEDKELAIAQVKKYISEAIGESEDKVQVEMPMYEELGWKKLDYHQELYFPTWKIPEDNKLVQAGVSAYKDLWNKEPVVDKWTFSTNAVATTGRHKIPAIGFGPGDEAQAHAPNEITRVDDLEICSAFYAMLPYVLEGKN is encoded by the coding sequence ATGGGAGTTCGTGACGATATTCTGAAAAAAGCGAAGGAATACCGTGACTATACGGCACAGGTCCTGAGCGAAATGGTACAGATCAAAAGTTACAGCGGGGATGAAGAGGCTGTCTGCCGGAAGATTGTCCAGATGTGCCAGGATGCCGGTTTCGACGAGGTTCGTATCGACGGCCTCGGAAGCGTGATCGGCAGGGTTGGAAACGGGCCCAAGACCATTGCCTTCGACGCTCATATCGATACCGTCGAAGTCGGCGACCCCGACCAGTGGAAGTTTGACCCCTTTTCCGGCCTTATCAAGGAGGGGCTGATTCACGGACGGGGATCCAGCGATCAGAAGGGTGGTGCCGCCAGCATGATTGCCGCCGGTCGAATTCTGAAGGAACTTGGCTACAGCGGTGAATACACTGTCTACTTTACCTTTACCGTCATGGAAGAGGACTGCGACGGCATGTGCTGGAAGTACCTTATCGAAGAAGAGAAGTTCAAACCGGACCTTTTTGTCTCTACCGAACCGACCAGCTGCCGTATCTACCGCGGACACCGGGGAAGGATGGAGATGATGGTGCGCCTCAAAGGGGTTTCCAGCCACGGCTCCGCCCCGGAGCGGGGTGAAAGTGCCGCCTACAAGGCAGCTCGTGCCGCCCTCGCCATGGAAAAGCTCAATGCAGATCTCCAGCCCGACGACGATAATTTTCTCGGAAAGGGAACCGTCGTGGTAAGCCAAATCGATGTAAAGGGTCCAAGCCAGTGTGCGGTTCCCGATCAGGCTATGCTCTATCTCGATCGACGCCTGACCTGGGGTGAGGACAAGGAACTTGCCATCGCCCAGGTGAAAAAGTACATTTCCGAGGCCATCGGCGAGAGCGAGGATAAGGTACAGGTGGAGATGCCCATGTACGAAGAGCTCGGCTGGAAGAAGCTGGACTATCATCAGGAGCTGTACTTTCCCACATGGAAGATTCCCGAGGACAATAAACTGGTTCAGGCAGGTGTGAGCGCCTATAAGGATCTCTGGAACAAGGAGCCGGTTGTCGATAAGTGGACATTTTCCACCAATGCCGTTGCCACTACCGGACGCCATAAAATTCCGGCCATCGGCTTCGGCCCCGGGGATGAGGCTCAGGCCCATGCCCCTAATGAGATCACCAGGGTAGATGATCTTGAGATCTGTTCGGCCTTTTATGCCATGCTTCCCTATGTACTTGAAGGAAAAAACTAG